CAGTTCCTCAAAAAGAGTCCTCTCTAAAGGATTATAGTTTGGATAAGCTATACCAGCTTTTAGAAAAAGCAATCAACAACGAGGATTACGAAAAAGCAGCCCGAATACGGGATGAAATTAATAAGAGAAACTAAAATTAAGGCCCTGAAGAGATTTCAGGGCTTTTTTCTTGCTTCTTATCTCCCTATTTTAGCCCCTCGTTTTAAAATTTATCCATGGATTATATCAGAGGAGTCATTGGTCTCGCCGTAATCGTTTTAGTTGCATTCATTTTTTCATCAGATCGAAAAAAAATTGATTGGAGGCTGGTTGCAATTGGTATTGCCCTTCAATTGTCTTTTGGGTTTTTGATTACCAAGGTTGAATTTGTCAAAGAAGGCTTCCAATTGCTTTCCCAAGGGTTTGTTAAATTTTTGAGCTTTAGCGAAGCAGGGGCTTCCTTTATTTTCGGGGACTTAGCAGGAGATAGTTTCGGATTTATTTTCGCATTTAAGGTATTGCCAACTATCATTTTTTTCTCAACGGTTTCTGCTGGCTTGTACTATTTGGGTATTCTTCAAAAGGTGGTCTATGGCATTGCTTGGGTTATGGCTAGAACAATGAGACTCTCTGGCCCAGAATCACTTTCTGCCGCAGGAAATATTTTCCTTGGTCAAACTGAGGCCCCGCTATTGGTTCGTCCATTTATCCCCCAAATGAGTAAATCTGAGCTTATGTGTTTGATGACGGGAGGCATGGCTACGATTGCTGGAGGGGTTTTGGCCGGTTATGTCTCATTTTTGGGAGGGGATAGCCTAGAGGAGCAGAGTAAATTTGCTGCATACTTATTGGGTGCTTCGATCATGAATGCGCCAGCAGCAATCGTATTATCCAAAATATTTATTCCTGAGACTGAAAAGGAAATCAAACAAGACAAGTTGGAAGTCAACAAAGAGGCCATGGGCGTTAATTTGATTGATTCCATGTCTATTGGGGCAGCGGAGG
Above is a window of Algoriphagus sanaruensis DNA encoding:
- a CDS encoding NupC/NupG family nucleoside CNT transporter; amino-acid sequence: MDYIRGVIGLAVIVLVAFIFSSDRKKIDWRLVAIGIALQLSFGFLITKVEFVKEGFQLLSQGFVKFLSFSEAGASFIFGDLAGDSFGFIFAFKVLPTIIFFSTVSAGLYYLGILQKVVYGIAWVMARTMRLSGPESLSAAGNIFLGQTEAPLLVRPFIPQMSKSELMCLMTGGMATIAGGVLAGYVSFLGGDSLEEQSKFAAYLLGASIMNAPAAIVLSKIFIPETEKEIKQDKLEVNKEAMGVNLIDSMSIGAAEGLKLALNVGGMLLAFIAVIAAVNYGLSGLIGEFTGLNAWVERSTGGQFTGFSLEYIFGQIFRGFAWIIGVEWADTLQIGSLLGQKTVINEFVAYLSLSEMKEAGSISPKSIVIATYALCGFSNFSSIAIQLGGISIIAPNQQGNLSRLGLRSLMAASLACLMTATIAGMLF